In a single window of the Manis javanica isolate MJ-LG chromosome 16, MJ_LKY, whole genome shotgun sequence genome:
- the CCHCR1 gene encoding coiled-coil alpha-helical rod protein 1 isoform X3 has protein sequence MFRPSGSTGLIPPSHFQAHPLPTLPRMAPSWVSDIPPVQPSVHQDGSERSMELHGSQALSQQAELISRQLQELRRFEDEVRVLRETSLQQKMRLEAQAMELEALARAEKAGRAEAEGLRAALAGAELVRKNLEEGNQRELEEVQRLHQEQLSSLTKTHQEALYSLTNKAEGLERSLNSLETRRAGEAKELAMAQKEAELLRKELSKTQEDLKAQVTLVENLRRYVGEQVPPEIHSQTWESERQELLENVQHLQEARDGLHTTVELLQVRVQSLLHILTMQEEELARKVQPSDSLELEFTRKCQALLKQWREKVFALMVQLKAQELEHRGHVQQLKGQLTELQEITAAQSQEQAILQRSLQDKAAEVEVERMGAKALQMELSRAQEARQRQEQHSAMTEGHLKLVAGAVSSFQTWLQDTAAEVEQAAARLPSLSSRVSYAVRKVYTIRGLMARKLALAQLRQESCPLPPPAMDVNLELEQLREERNRLDAELQLSAHLIQQEVGLAQQQGEAERQRLSEVAQQLEQELQRTQESLASVGLQLEAARQGQQESTEEAAGLRQELTQQQELCGQALQEKVAEVETRLREQLSETERRLSEARREQAKAVVSLRQIQHKATWEKERSQELRRLQEEAWKEEGLRLTQRLQHLERDKDLMLATLQQEGLLSHYKQQRLLAVLPSLLDKGKSVEPSLRPSGSPASLLPAMAPSSRESIKGSLSVLLDDLQGLSEAISKEEAISQGDNQNSPATVCQ, from the exons ATGTTTCGACCTTCAG GTTCCACTGGGCTGATTCCCCCATCCCACTTCCAAGCTCATCCCCTTCCAACTCTGCCAAGAATGGCTCCCTCCTGGGTCTCAGACATTCCCCCGGTCCAACCTTCAGTCCATCAAGATGGCTCAGAGAG GTCCATGGAGCTGCATGGGTCACAGGCCCTGAGCCAACAGGCTGAGCTGATCTCTCGACAGCTCCAAGAGCTGCGGCGATTCGAGGATGAGGTCCGGGTCCTGCGGGAGACCTCACTACAGCAGAAGATGAGGCTGGAGGCCCAGGCCATGGAGCTGGAGGCTCTGGCACGGGCAGAGAAGGCTGGCCGAGCTGAGGCCGAGGGCCTGCGTGCTGCCTTGGCTGGGGCTGAGCTTGTCCGAAAGAACCTGGAAGAGGGGAACCAGCGGGAACTGGAGGAGGTTCAGAGGTTGCACCAAGAACAG cTCTCCTCCCTGACAAAGACTCACCAGGAGGCTCTTTACAGTTTGACCAACAAAGCTGAGGGCTTGGAGAGGTCTCTGAATAGTCTGGAAaccaggagggcaggggaagCCAAGGAGCTGGCCATGGCCCAGAAGGAGGCTGAGCTGCTGCGGAAGGAGCTGAG CAAGACTCAAGAGGACTTGAAGGCGCAGGTGACCTTGGTTGAGAACCTAAGGAGATATGTGGGGGAGCAAGTCCCTCCTGAAATCCACAGCCAGACATGGGAATCAGAGCGACAGGAGCTTCTAGAAAATGTGCAA CACTTGCAGGAGGCCCGGGACGGCCTGCATACCACGGTGGAGCTGCTGCAGGTGCGAGTGCAGAGCCTCCTGCACATCCTCACCATGCAAGAGGAGGAGCTAGCCAGGAAG GTTCAACCTTCAGATTCCCTGGAGCTGGAATTCACCAGGAAGTGCCAGGCCCTGCTGAAACAATGGCGGGAGAAGGTGTTTGCCCTCATGGTGCAGCTAAAGGCCCAGGAGCTGGAGCACAGAGGACATGTGCAGCAGCTGAAGGGACAG ttGACAGAGCTCCAGGAAATAACTGCAGCCCAGAGTCAGGAGCAGGCCATCCTGCAGCGTTCCCTGCAGGACAAAGCcgcagaggtggaggtggagcGGATGGGTGCCAAG GCCTTGCAGATGGAGCTGAGCCGGGCTCAGGAGGCCCGGCAGCGGCAGGAACAGCATAGTGCCATGACTGAGGGGCACCTGAAGCTTGTGGCCGGTGCTGTCAGCAG CTTTCAGACCTGGCTCCAGGACACCGCGGCTGAGGTGGAACAGGCTGCAGCCCGGCTGCCCAGCCTCAGCAGCCGAGTCAGCTATGCTGTCCGCAAGGTCTACACCATTCGGG GTCTAATGGCTCGAAAACTGGCCCTTGCTCAGCTGCGCCAGGAGAG CTGCCCTCTACCCCCACCAGCCATGGATGTGAACCTTGAGTTGGAGCAGCTGCGGGAAGAACGGAACCGTCTGGATGCAGAACTGCAGCTGAGTGCCCACCTCATCCAGCAGGAGGTGGGCCTGGCCCAGCAGCAAG GGGAGGCGGAGCGGCAGCGGCTAAGTGAGGTTGCCCAGCAGCTGGAGCAGGAGCTGCAGCGGACGCAGGAGTCCCTGGCCAGTGTGGGGTTGCAGCTGGAAGCGGCCCGCCAGGGCCAGCAGGAGAGCACAGAGGAGGCTGCCGGTCTCCGGCAGGAGCTGACCCAGCAGCAGGAGCTTTGTGGGCAAG CTCTGCAAGAGAAGGTGGCCGAAGTGGAAACGCGGCTACGGGAACAGCTCTCAGAAACAGAAAGGAGGCTGAGTGAGGCTCGGAGGGAACAGGCCAAGGCTG TAGTCTCCCTGCGCCAGATACAGCACAAAGCCACCTGGGAAAAGGAGCGGAGTCAAGAGCTCAGACGTCTGCAGGAGGAGGCCTGGAAGGAGGAGGGACTGCGGCTGACCCAGCGCTTGCAGCATCTGGAGAGGGATAAGGACCTCATGCTG GCCACCTTGCAGCAGGAAGGTCTCCTCTCCCATTACAAGCAGCAGCGACTCTTGGCAGTTTTGCCTTCCCTACTGGATAAGGGGAAATCTGTGGAGCCCAGCCTCAGGCCCTCAGGGTCTCCAGCTTCTCTACTTCCAGCAATGGCACCCTCTTCCAGGGAGTCCATAAAAG GATCCCTCTCTGTCCTGCTTGATGACCTGCAGGGCTTGAGCGAGGCCATTTCCAAAGAGGAAGCTATTTCTCAAGGAGACAACCAGAACTCTCCTGCAACAGTCTGCCAGTGA
- the CCHCR1 gene encoding coiled-coil alpha-helical rod protein 1 isoform X2, giving the protein MFRPSGSTGLIPPSHFQAHPLPTLPRMAPSWVSDIPPVQPSVHQDGSERWADNWRPQAIKWEQDVSGDEKGPGRRGRSMELHGSQALSQQAELISRQLQELRRFEDEVRVLRETSLQQKMRLEAQAMELEALARAEKAGRAEAEGLRAALAGAELVRKNLEEGNQRELEEVQRLHQEQLSSLTKTHQEALYSLTNKAEGLERSLNSLETRRAGEAKELAMAQKEAELLRKELSKTQEDLKAQVTLVENLRRYVGEQVPPEIHSQTWESERQELLENVQHLQEARDGLHTTVELLQVRVQSLLHILTMQEEELARKVQPSDSLELEFTRKCQALLKQWREKVFALMVQLKAQELEHRGHVQQLKGQLTELQEITAAQSQEQAILQRSLQDKAAEVEVERMGAKALQMELSRAQEARQRQEQHSAMTEGHLKLVAGAVSSFQTWLQDTAAEVEQAAARLPSLSSRVSYAVRKVYTIRGLMARKLALAQLRQESCPLPPPAMDVNLELEQLREERNRLDAELQLSAHLIQQEVGLAQQQGEAERQRLSEVAQQLEQELQRTQESLASVGLQLEAARQGQQESTEEAAGLRQELTQQQELCGQALQEKVAEVETRLREQLSETERRLSEARREQAKAVVSLRQIQHKATWEKERSQELRRLQEEAWKEEGLRLTQRLQHLERDKDLMLQRLLAVLPSLLDKGKSVEPSLRPSGSPASLLPAMAPSSRESIKGSLSVLLDDLQGLSEAISKEEAISQGDNQNSPATVCQ; this is encoded by the exons ATGTTTCGACCTTCAG GTTCCACTGGGCTGATTCCCCCATCCCACTTCCAAGCTCATCCCCTTCCAACTCTGCCAAGAATGGCTCCCTCCTGGGTCTCAGACATTCCCCCGGTCCAACCTTCAGTCCATCAAGATGGCTCAGAGAGGTGGGCAGACAACTGGAGACCTCAGGCGATCAAGTGGGAACAGGATGTTTCTGGTGATGAGAAGGGGCCAGGGCGAAGAGGCAG GTCCATGGAGCTGCATGGGTCACAGGCCCTGAGCCAACAGGCTGAGCTGATCTCTCGACAGCTCCAAGAGCTGCGGCGATTCGAGGATGAGGTCCGGGTCCTGCGGGAGACCTCACTACAGCAGAAGATGAGGCTGGAGGCCCAGGCCATGGAGCTGGAGGCTCTGGCACGGGCAGAGAAGGCTGGCCGAGCTGAGGCCGAGGGCCTGCGTGCTGCCTTGGCTGGGGCTGAGCTTGTCCGAAAGAACCTGGAAGAGGGGAACCAGCGGGAACTGGAGGAGGTTCAGAGGTTGCACCAAGAACAG cTCTCCTCCCTGACAAAGACTCACCAGGAGGCTCTTTACAGTTTGACCAACAAAGCTGAGGGCTTGGAGAGGTCTCTGAATAGTCTGGAAaccaggagggcaggggaagCCAAGGAGCTGGCCATGGCCCAGAAGGAGGCTGAGCTGCTGCGGAAGGAGCTGAG CAAGACTCAAGAGGACTTGAAGGCGCAGGTGACCTTGGTTGAGAACCTAAGGAGATATGTGGGGGAGCAAGTCCCTCCTGAAATCCACAGCCAGACATGGGAATCAGAGCGACAGGAGCTTCTAGAAAATGTGCAA CACTTGCAGGAGGCCCGGGACGGCCTGCATACCACGGTGGAGCTGCTGCAGGTGCGAGTGCAGAGCCTCCTGCACATCCTCACCATGCAAGAGGAGGAGCTAGCCAGGAAG GTTCAACCTTCAGATTCCCTGGAGCTGGAATTCACCAGGAAGTGCCAGGCCCTGCTGAAACAATGGCGGGAGAAGGTGTTTGCCCTCATGGTGCAGCTAAAGGCCCAGGAGCTGGAGCACAGAGGACATGTGCAGCAGCTGAAGGGACAG ttGACAGAGCTCCAGGAAATAACTGCAGCCCAGAGTCAGGAGCAGGCCATCCTGCAGCGTTCCCTGCAGGACAAAGCcgcagaggtggaggtggagcGGATGGGTGCCAAG GCCTTGCAGATGGAGCTGAGCCGGGCTCAGGAGGCCCGGCAGCGGCAGGAACAGCATAGTGCCATGACTGAGGGGCACCTGAAGCTTGTGGCCGGTGCTGTCAGCAG CTTTCAGACCTGGCTCCAGGACACCGCGGCTGAGGTGGAACAGGCTGCAGCCCGGCTGCCCAGCCTCAGCAGCCGAGTCAGCTATGCTGTCCGCAAGGTCTACACCATTCGGG GTCTAATGGCTCGAAAACTGGCCCTTGCTCAGCTGCGCCAGGAGAG CTGCCCTCTACCCCCACCAGCCATGGATGTGAACCTTGAGTTGGAGCAGCTGCGGGAAGAACGGAACCGTCTGGATGCAGAACTGCAGCTGAGTGCCCACCTCATCCAGCAGGAGGTGGGCCTGGCCCAGCAGCAAG GGGAGGCGGAGCGGCAGCGGCTAAGTGAGGTTGCCCAGCAGCTGGAGCAGGAGCTGCAGCGGACGCAGGAGTCCCTGGCCAGTGTGGGGTTGCAGCTGGAAGCGGCCCGCCAGGGCCAGCAGGAGAGCACAGAGGAGGCTGCCGGTCTCCGGCAGGAGCTGACCCAGCAGCAGGAGCTTTGTGGGCAAG CTCTGCAAGAGAAGGTGGCCGAAGTGGAAACGCGGCTACGGGAACAGCTCTCAGAAACAGAAAGGAGGCTGAGTGAGGCTCGGAGGGAACAGGCCAAGGCTG TAGTCTCCCTGCGCCAGATACAGCACAAAGCCACCTGGGAAAAGGAGCGGAGTCAAGAGCTCAGACGTCTGCAGGAGGAGGCCTGGAAGGAGGAGGGACTGCGGCTGACCCAGCGCTTGCAGCATCTGGAGAGGGATAAGGACCTCATGCTG CAGCGACTCTTGGCAGTTTTGCCTTCCCTACTGGATAAGGGGAAATCTGTGGAGCCCAGCCTCAGGCCCTCAGGGTCTCCAGCTTCTCTACTTCCAGCAATGGCACCCTCTTCCAGGGAGTCCATAAAAG GATCCCTCTCTGTCCTGCTTGATGACCTGCAGGGCTTGAGCGAGGCCATTTCCAAAGAGGAAGCTATTTCTCAAGGAGACAACCAGAACTCTCCTGCAACAGTCTGCCAGTGA
- the CCHCR1 gene encoding coiled-coil alpha-helical rod protein 1 isoform X1 codes for MFRPSGSTGLIPPSHFQAHPLPTLPRMAPSWVSDIPPVQPSVHQDGSERWADNWRPQAIKWEQDVSGDEKGPGRRGRSMELHGSQALSQQAELISRQLQELRRFEDEVRVLRETSLQQKMRLEAQAMELEALARAEKAGRAEAEGLRAALAGAELVRKNLEEGNQRELEEVQRLHQEQLSSLTKTHQEALYSLTNKAEGLERSLNSLETRRAGEAKELAMAQKEAELLRKELSKTQEDLKAQVTLVENLRRYVGEQVPPEIHSQTWESERQELLENVQHLQEARDGLHTTVELLQVRVQSLLHILTMQEEELARKVQPSDSLELEFTRKCQALLKQWREKVFALMVQLKAQELEHRGHVQQLKGQLTELQEITAAQSQEQAILQRSLQDKAAEVEVERMGAKALQMELSRAQEARQRQEQHSAMTEGHLKLVAGAVSSFQTWLQDTAAEVEQAAARLPSLSSRVSYAVRKVYTIRGLMARKLALAQLRQESCPLPPPAMDVNLELEQLREERNRLDAELQLSAHLIQQEVGLAQQQGEAERQRLSEVAQQLEQELQRTQESLASVGLQLEAARQGQQESTEEAAGLRQELTQQQELCGQALQEKVAEVETRLREQLSETERRLSEARREQAKAVVSLRQIQHKATWEKERSQELRRLQEEAWKEEGLRLTQRLQHLERDKDLMLATLQQEGLLSHYKQQRLLAVLPSLLDKGKSVEPSLRPSGSPASLLPAMAPSSRESIKGSLSVLLDDLQGLSEAISKEEAISQGDNQNSPATVCQ; via the exons ATGTTTCGACCTTCAG GTTCCACTGGGCTGATTCCCCCATCCCACTTCCAAGCTCATCCCCTTCCAACTCTGCCAAGAATGGCTCCCTCCTGGGTCTCAGACATTCCCCCGGTCCAACCTTCAGTCCATCAAGATGGCTCAGAGAGGTGGGCAGACAACTGGAGACCTCAGGCGATCAAGTGGGAACAGGATGTTTCTGGTGATGAGAAGGGGCCAGGGCGAAGAGGCAG GTCCATGGAGCTGCATGGGTCACAGGCCCTGAGCCAACAGGCTGAGCTGATCTCTCGACAGCTCCAAGAGCTGCGGCGATTCGAGGATGAGGTCCGGGTCCTGCGGGAGACCTCACTACAGCAGAAGATGAGGCTGGAGGCCCAGGCCATGGAGCTGGAGGCTCTGGCACGGGCAGAGAAGGCTGGCCGAGCTGAGGCCGAGGGCCTGCGTGCTGCCTTGGCTGGGGCTGAGCTTGTCCGAAAGAACCTGGAAGAGGGGAACCAGCGGGAACTGGAGGAGGTTCAGAGGTTGCACCAAGAACAG cTCTCCTCCCTGACAAAGACTCACCAGGAGGCTCTTTACAGTTTGACCAACAAAGCTGAGGGCTTGGAGAGGTCTCTGAATAGTCTGGAAaccaggagggcaggggaagCCAAGGAGCTGGCCATGGCCCAGAAGGAGGCTGAGCTGCTGCGGAAGGAGCTGAG CAAGACTCAAGAGGACTTGAAGGCGCAGGTGACCTTGGTTGAGAACCTAAGGAGATATGTGGGGGAGCAAGTCCCTCCTGAAATCCACAGCCAGACATGGGAATCAGAGCGACAGGAGCTTCTAGAAAATGTGCAA CACTTGCAGGAGGCCCGGGACGGCCTGCATACCACGGTGGAGCTGCTGCAGGTGCGAGTGCAGAGCCTCCTGCACATCCTCACCATGCAAGAGGAGGAGCTAGCCAGGAAG GTTCAACCTTCAGATTCCCTGGAGCTGGAATTCACCAGGAAGTGCCAGGCCCTGCTGAAACAATGGCGGGAGAAGGTGTTTGCCCTCATGGTGCAGCTAAAGGCCCAGGAGCTGGAGCACAGAGGACATGTGCAGCAGCTGAAGGGACAG ttGACAGAGCTCCAGGAAATAACTGCAGCCCAGAGTCAGGAGCAGGCCATCCTGCAGCGTTCCCTGCAGGACAAAGCcgcagaggtggaggtggagcGGATGGGTGCCAAG GCCTTGCAGATGGAGCTGAGCCGGGCTCAGGAGGCCCGGCAGCGGCAGGAACAGCATAGTGCCATGACTGAGGGGCACCTGAAGCTTGTGGCCGGTGCTGTCAGCAG CTTTCAGACCTGGCTCCAGGACACCGCGGCTGAGGTGGAACAGGCTGCAGCCCGGCTGCCCAGCCTCAGCAGCCGAGTCAGCTATGCTGTCCGCAAGGTCTACACCATTCGGG GTCTAATGGCTCGAAAACTGGCCCTTGCTCAGCTGCGCCAGGAGAG CTGCCCTCTACCCCCACCAGCCATGGATGTGAACCTTGAGTTGGAGCAGCTGCGGGAAGAACGGAACCGTCTGGATGCAGAACTGCAGCTGAGTGCCCACCTCATCCAGCAGGAGGTGGGCCTGGCCCAGCAGCAAG GGGAGGCGGAGCGGCAGCGGCTAAGTGAGGTTGCCCAGCAGCTGGAGCAGGAGCTGCAGCGGACGCAGGAGTCCCTGGCCAGTGTGGGGTTGCAGCTGGAAGCGGCCCGCCAGGGCCAGCAGGAGAGCACAGAGGAGGCTGCCGGTCTCCGGCAGGAGCTGACCCAGCAGCAGGAGCTTTGTGGGCAAG CTCTGCAAGAGAAGGTGGCCGAAGTGGAAACGCGGCTACGGGAACAGCTCTCAGAAACAGAAAGGAGGCTGAGTGAGGCTCGGAGGGAACAGGCCAAGGCTG TAGTCTCCCTGCGCCAGATACAGCACAAAGCCACCTGGGAAAAGGAGCGGAGTCAAGAGCTCAGACGTCTGCAGGAGGAGGCCTGGAAGGAGGAGGGACTGCGGCTGACCCAGCGCTTGCAGCATCTGGAGAGGGATAAGGACCTCATGCTG GCCACCTTGCAGCAGGAAGGTCTCCTCTCCCATTACAAGCAGCAGCGACTCTTGGCAGTTTTGCCTTCCCTACTGGATAAGGGGAAATCTGTGGAGCCCAGCCTCAGGCCCTCAGGGTCTCCAGCTTCTCTACTTCCAGCAATGGCACCCTCTTCCAGGGAGTCCATAAAAG GATCCCTCTCTGTCCTGCTTGATGACCTGCAGGGCTTGAGCGAGGCCATTTCCAAAGAGGAAGCTATTTCTCAAGGAGACAACCAGAACTCTCCTGCAACAGTCTGCCAGTGA
- the CCHCR1 gene encoding coiled-coil alpha-helical rod protein 1 isoform X5 has protein sequence MRLEAQAMELEALARAEKAGRAEAEGLRAALAGAELVRKNLEEGNQRELEEVQRLHQEQLSSLTKTHQEALYSLTNKAEGLERSLNSLETRRAGEAKELAMAQKEAELLRKELSKTQEDLKAQVTLVENLRRYVGEQVPPEIHSQTWESERQELLENVQHLQEARDGLHTTVELLQVRVQSLLHILTMQEEELARKVQPSDSLELEFTRKCQALLKQWREKVFALMVQLKAQELEHRGHVQQLKGQLTELQEITAAQSQEQAILQRSLQDKAAEVEVERMGAKALQMELSRAQEARQRQEQHSAMTEGHLKLVAGAVSSFQTWLQDTAAEVEQAAARLPSLSSRVSYAVRKVYTIRGLMARKLALAQLRQESCPLPPPAMDVNLELEQLREERNRLDAELQLSAHLIQQEVGLAQQQGEAERQRLSEVAQQLEQELQRTQESLASVGLQLEAARQGQQESTEEAAGLRQELTQQQELCGQALQEKVAEVETRLREQLSETERRLSEARREQAKAVVSLRQIQHKATWEKERSQELRRLQEEAWKEEGLRLTQRLQHLERDKDLMLATLQQEGLLSHYKQQRLLAVLPSLLDKGKSVEPSLRPSGSPASLLPAMAPSSRESIKGSLSVLLDDLQGLSEAISKEEAISQGDNQNSPATVCQ, from the exons ATGAGGCTGGAGGCCCAGGCCATGGAGCTGGAGGCTCTGGCACGGGCAGAGAAGGCTGGCCGAGCTGAGGCCGAGGGCCTGCGTGCTGCCTTGGCTGGGGCTGAGCTTGTCCGAAAGAACCTGGAAGAGGGGAACCAGCGGGAACTGGAGGAGGTTCAGAGGTTGCACCAAGAACAG cTCTCCTCCCTGACAAAGACTCACCAGGAGGCTCTTTACAGTTTGACCAACAAAGCTGAGGGCTTGGAGAGGTCTCTGAATAGTCTGGAAaccaggagggcaggggaagCCAAGGAGCTGGCCATGGCCCAGAAGGAGGCTGAGCTGCTGCGGAAGGAGCTGAG CAAGACTCAAGAGGACTTGAAGGCGCAGGTGACCTTGGTTGAGAACCTAAGGAGATATGTGGGGGAGCAAGTCCCTCCTGAAATCCACAGCCAGACATGGGAATCAGAGCGACAGGAGCTTCTAGAAAATGTGCAA CACTTGCAGGAGGCCCGGGACGGCCTGCATACCACGGTGGAGCTGCTGCAGGTGCGAGTGCAGAGCCTCCTGCACATCCTCACCATGCAAGAGGAGGAGCTAGCCAGGAAG GTTCAACCTTCAGATTCCCTGGAGCTGGAATTCACCAGGAAGTGCCAGGCCCTGCTGAAACAATGGCGGGAGAAGGTGTTTGCCCTCATGGTGCAGCTAAAGGCCCAGGAGCTGGAGCACAGAGGACATGTGCAGCAGCTGAAGGGACAG ttGACAGAGCTCCAGGAAATAACTGCAGCCCAGAGTCAGGAGCAGGCCATCCTGCAGCGTTCCCTGCAGGACAAAGCcgcagaggtggaggtggagcGGATGGGTGCCAAG GCCTTGCAGATGGAGCTGAGCCGGGCTCAGGAGGCCCGGCAGCGGCAGGAACAGCATAGTGCCATGACTGAGGGGCACCTGAAGCTTGTGGCCGGTGCTGTCAGCAG CTTTCAGACCTGGCTCCAGGACACCGCGGCTGAGGTGGAACAGGCTGCAGCCCGGCTGCCCAGCCTCAGCAGCCGAGTCAGCTATGCTGTCCGCAAGGTCTACACCATTCGGG GTCTAATGGCTCGAAAACTGGCCCTTGCTCAGCTGCGCCAGGAGAG CTGCCCTCTACCCCCACCAGCCATGGATGTGAACCTTGAGTTGGAGCAGCTGCGGGAAGAACGGAACCGTCTGGATGCAGAACTGCAGCTGAGTGCCCACCTCATCCAGCAGGAGGTGGGCCTGGCCCAGCAGCAAG GGGAGGCGGAGCGGCAGCGGCTAAGTGAGGTTGCCCAGCAGCTGGAGCAGGAGCTGCAGCGGACGCAGGAGTCCCTGGCCAGTGTGGGGTTGCAGCTGGAAGCGGCCCGCCAGGGCCAGCAGGAGAGCACAGAGGAGGCTGCCGGTCTCCGGCAGGAGCTGACCCAGCAGCAGGAGCTTTGTGGGCAAG CTCTGCAAGAGAAGGTGGCCGAAGTGGAAACGCGGCTACGGGAACAGCTCTCAGAAACAGAAAGGAGGCTGAGTGAGGCTCGGAGGGAACAGGCCAAGGCTG TAGTCTCCCTGCGCCAGATACAGCACAAAGCCACCTGGGAAAAGGAGCGGAGTCAAGAGCTCAGACGTCTGCAGGAGGAGGCCTGGAAGGAGGAGGGACTGCGGCTGACCCAGCGCTTGCAGCATCTGGAGAGGGATAAGGACCTCATGCTG GCCACCTTGCAGCAGGAAGGTCTCCTCTCCCATTACAAGCAGCAGCGACTCTTGGCAGTTTTGCCTTCCCTACTGGATAAGGGGAAATCTGTGGAGCCCAGCCTCAGGCCCTCAGGGTCTCCAGCTTCTCTACTTCCAGCAATGGCACCCTCTTCCAGGGAGTCCATAAAAG GATCCCTCTCTGTCCTGCTTGATGACCTGCAGGGCTTGAGCGAGGCCATTTCCAAAGAGGAAGCTATTTCTCAAGGAGACAACCAGAACTCTCCTGCAACAGTCTGCCAGTGA
- the CCHCR1 gene encoding coiled-coil alpha-helical rod protein 1 isoform X4, whose translation MELHGSQALSQQAELISRQLQELRRFEDEVRVLRETSLQQKMRLEAQAMELEALARAEKAGRAEAEGLRAALAGAELVRKNLEEGNQRELEEVQRLHQEQLSSLTKTHQEALYSLTNKAEGLERSLNSLETRRAGEAKELAMAQKEAELLRKELSKTQEDLKAQVTLVENLRRYVGEQVPPEIHSQTWESERQELLENVQHLQEARDGLHTTVELLQVRVQSLLHILTMQEEELARKVQPSDSLELEFTRKCQALLKQWREKVFALMVQLKAQELEHRGHVQQLKGQLTELQEITAAQSQEQAILQRSLQDKAAEVEVERMGAKALQMELSRAQEARQRQEQHSAMTEGHLKLVAGAVSSFQTWLQDTAAEVEQAAARLPSLSSRVSYAVRKVYTIRGLMARKLALAQLRQESCPLPPPAMDVNLELEQLREERNRLDAELQLSAHLIQQEVGLAQQQGEAERQRLSEVAQQLEQELQRTQESLASVGLQLEAARQGQQESTEEAAGLRQELTQQQELCGQALQEKVAEVETRLREQLSETERRLSEARREQAKAVVSLRQIQHKATWEKERSQELRRLQEEAWKEEGLRLTQRLQHLERDKDLMLATLQQEGLLSHYKQQRLLAVLPSLLDKGKSVEPSLRPSGSPASLLPAMAPSSRESIKGSLSVLLDDLQGLSEAISKEEAISQGDNQNSPATVCQ comes from the exons ATGGAGCTGCATGGGTCACAGGCCCTGAGCCAACAGGCTGAGCTGATCTCTCGACAGCTCCAAGAGCTGCGGCGATTCGAGGATGAGGTCCGGGTCCTGCGGGAGACCTCACTACAGCAGAAGATGAGGCTGGAGGCCCAGGCCATGGAGCTGGAGGCTCTGGCACGGGCAGAGAAGGCTGGCCGAGCTGAGGCCGAGGGCCTGCGTGCTGCCTTGGCTGGGGCTGAGCTTGTCCGAAAGAACCTGGAAGAGGGGAACCAGCGGGAACTGGAGGAGGTTCAGAGGTTGCACCAAGAACAG cTCTCCTCCCTGACAAAGACTCACCAGGAGGCTCTTTACAGTTTGACCAACAAAGCTGAGGGCTTGGAGAGGTCTCTGAATAGTCTGGAAaccaggagggcaggggaagCCAAGGAGCTGGCCATGGCCCAGAAGGAGGCTGAGCTGCTGCGGAAGGAGCTGAG CAAGACTCAAGAGGACTTGAAGGCGCAGGTGACCTTGGTTGAGAACCTAAGGAGATATGTGGGGGAGCAAGTCCCTCCTGAAATCCACAGCCAGACATGGGAATCAGAGCGACAGGAGCTTCTAGAAAATGTGCAA CACTTGCAGGAGGCCCGGGACGGCCTGCATACCACGGTGGAGCTGCTGCAGGTGCGAGTGCAGAGCCTCCTGCACATCCTCACCATGCAAGAGGAGGAGCTAGCCAGGAAG GTTCAACCTTCAGATTCCCTGGAGCTGGAATTCACCAGGAAGTGCCAGGCCCTGCTGAAACAATGGCGGGAGAAGGTGTTTGCCCTCATGGTGCAGCTAAAGGCCCAGGAGCTGGAGCACAGAGGACATGTGCAGCAGCTGAAGGGACAG ttGACAGAGCTCCAGGAAATAACTGCAGCCCAGAGTCAGGAGCAGGCCATCCTGCAGCGTTCCCTGCAGGACAAAGCcgcagaggtggaggtggagcGGATGGGTGCCAAG GCCTTGCAGATGGAGCTGAGCCGGGCTCAGGAGGCCCGGCAGCGGCAGGAACAGCATAGTGCCATGACTGAGGGGCACCTGAAGCTTGTGGCCGGTGCTGTCAGCAG CTTTCAGACCTGGCTCCAGGACACCGCGGCTGAGGTGGAACAGGCTGCAGCCCGGCTGCCCAGCCTCAGCAGCCGAGTCAGCTATGCTGTCCGCAAGGTCTACACCATTCGGG GTCTAATGGCTCGAAAACTGGCCCTTGCTCAGCTGCGCCAGGAGAG CTGCCCTCTACCCCCACCAGCCATGGATGTGAACCTTGAGTTGGAGCAGCTGCGGGAAGAACGGAACCGTCTGGATGCAGAACTGCAGCTGAGTGCCCACCTCATCCAGCAGGAGGTGGGCCTGGCCCAGCAGCAAG GGGAGGCGGAGCGGCAGCGGCTAAGTGAGGTTGCCCAGCAGCTGGAGCAGGAGCTGCAGCGGACGCAGGAGTCCCTGGCCAGTGTGGGGTTGCAGCTGGAAGCGGCCCGCCAGGGCCAGCAGGAGAGCACAGAGGAGGCTGCCGGTCTCCGGCAGGAGCTGACCCAGCAGCAGGAGCTTTGTGGGCAAG CTCTGCAAGAGAAGGTGGCCGAAGTGGAAACGCGGCTACGGGAACAGCTCTCAGAAACAGAAAGGAGGCTGAGTGAGGCTCGGAGGGAACAGGCCAAGGCTG TAGTCTCCCTGCGCCAGATACAGCACAAAGCCACCTGGGAAAAGGAGCGGAGTCAAGAGCTCAGACGTCTGCAGGAGGAGGCCTGGAAGGAGGAGGGACTGCGGCTGACCCAGCGCTTGCAGCATCTGGAGAGGGATAAGGACCTCATGCTG GCCACCTTGCAGCAGGAAGGTCTCCTCTCCCATTACAAGCAGCAGCGACTCTTGGCAGTTTTGCCTTCCCTACTGGATAAGGGGAAATCTGTGGAGCCCAGCCTCAGGCCCTCAGGGTCTCCAGCTTCTCTACTTCCAGCAATGGCACCCTCTTCCAGGGAGTCCATAAAAG GATCCCTCTCTGTCCTGCTTGATGACCTGCAGGGCTTGAGCGAGGCCATTTCCAAAGAGGAAGCTATTTCTCAAGGAGACAACCAGAACTCTCCTGCAACAGTCTGCCAGTGA